From the genome of Gemmatimonadota bacterium, one region includes:
- a CDS encoding right-handed parallel beta-helix repeat-containing protein gives MGWFTYIALFWVLVFAVHQPSQIQGSTMIVATQSSSEKSKAAADFVGDGVGDQEEIYSAIHALPASGGTVTLMEGTYDIRKVEGKLGGLIIDRSNVTLIGQGAATRLILAPDQNTNVIRIIGNGVGNIVIRDLWVDQNRDQNPYNGAEFVNISHGRFEYNGIKAFCAEPGGSCPEPTHNITIENCTVLNAQRLGIMLDGPNMRVVNNHLGNAHSDAVELLEGPGFVMGNFVEITGRTHVAVGSDRGNSIIMANNVVHVREGGDLDIAFRSWADSERHVISNNIVMVDQGGKLGLAMDVRGFDTSITGNVIRGLSEAERLPLWLTGAGMAVTGNHFQNVELIVNDQTGTNRPILLQGNVMENSGVSHEVGNLIRPEGN, from the coding sequence ATGGGCTGGTTCACATATATTGCGTTGTTTTGGGTGCTGGTTTTTGCAGTTCACCAACCATCTCAAATACAGGGGAGTACGATGATAGTTGCAACGCAGAGTTCTTCGGAAAAATCAAAAGCCGCAGCCGATTTTGTGGGCGATGGGGTGGGCGATCAGGAGGAGATTTACTCGGCGATTCACGCGCTGCCAGCATCTGGTGGGACGGTGACGTTGATGGAGGGGACGTATGATATCCGCAAGGTGGAGGGCAAGCTCGGGGGATTGATTATTGATCGTAGCAATGTGACACTAATAGGGCAGGGTGCAGCCACGCGGTTGATTCTGGCGCCGGATCAGAATACCAATGTGATCCGCATTATAGGAAATGGCGTGGGAAATATTGTGATTCGGGATCTCTGGGTAGATCAGAATCGGGATCAGAATCCGTATAATGGGGCGGAGTTCGTGAATATTTCGCACGGGCGGTTCGAGTATAATGGCATTAAAGCATTTTGTGCAGAGCCGGGTGGGTCCTGTCCCGAGCCGACGCACAATATTACGATTGAGAATTGTACGGTGCTGAACGCACAGAGGCTGGGCATTATGCTTGATGGTCCCAATATGCGGGTGGTGAATAACCATCTGGGCAATGCCCATTCCGATGCGGTGGAGCTTCTGGAGGGTCCGGGTTTTGTGATGGGAAATTTTGTGGAAATTACCGGGCGCACGCATGTTGCGGTGGGTTCGGATCGAGGCAATTCAATTATTATGGCGAATAATGTCGTGCATGTACGAGAGGGGGGCGACCTGGATATTGCTTTTCGGTCCTGGGCAGATTCCGAGCGGCATGTGATTTCCAATAATATTGTTATGGTGGATCAGGGAGGAAAGCTGGGGCTGGCGATGGATGTGCGTGGGTTTGATACGTCTATTACGGGTAATGTGATTCGAGGGCTGAGCGAGGCGGAGCGCCTACCGCTGTGGCTTACGGGCGCAGGTATGGCGGTTACTGGCAATCATTTTCAGAATGTGGAACTGATTGTGAATGACCAGACCGGTACGAATCGTCCGATTTTGCTTCAGGGTAATGTGATGGAAAATTCCGGGGTTTCGCATGAGGTGGGTAATTTGATTCGTCCGGAGGGAAATTGA
- a CDS encoding mandelate racemase/muconate lactonizing enzyme family protein encodes MKITGIELDAVQVNHRGDWVFVHVITDEGIQGIGEMRSGSNYAAQLAALRDLGESAKGCDPRKIEAFVSRYTSTERTKVELFALSAFEQALWDILGKSLNAPVHALLGGACRDEIRLYANINRATTDRSPEGFARNAAAAVAEGFDAVKLDPFDGVRGADNARDAARGIACMRAVREIIGPEVDLLVDCHSKFTVRGAIEVAEELRDVNLFWFEQPTPEASLDNCLAVKEGCGLTIAGGEQRALRRDWVEVVENLSMHIPMPDVTVVGGIGELKKIGDMLHAWGLPTAPHGPFGPVVIAAGVHAMASLPGFVILEYGWGEIPWRKDLTIPGEEIVNGRIRINDRPGLGVELNPEMVEKHRVKV; translated from the coding sequence ATGAAAATTACGGGTATTGAACTCGACGCCGTGCAGGTCAATCATCGAGGAGATTGGGTGTTTGTTCATGTAATCACAGATGAGGGCATCCAGGGGATAGGGGAGATGCGCTCGGGCAGCAATTATGCGGCGCAGTTGGCGGCTTTGCGCGATTTGGGTGAATCGGCTAAAGGGTGCGATCCGAGAAAGATTGAGGCTTTTGTTTCGCGCTATACAAGCACAGAACGCACAAAGGTGGAATTGTTCGCCTTGAGTGCGTTTGAACAAGCGCTATGGGATATTTTGGGCAAGTCGCTCAATGCGCCTGTTCACGCGCTTTTAGGAGGCGCGTGCCGAGATGAGATCCGGCTGTATGCGAATATCAATCGGGCGACGACAGATCGGTCTCCCGAGGGATTTGCCAGGAATGCCGCTGCTGCAGTGGCAGAGGGGTTTGATGCGGTCAAGTTGGACCCTTTTGACGGGGTGCGCGGTGCCGACAATGCCAGAGACGCTGCAAGGGGTATTGCGTGTATGCGGGCGGTCCGTGAAATCATAGGTCCAGAGGTCGATTTGCTCGTGGATTGTCACAGTAAGTTCACGGTTCGCGGCGCGATTGAGGTCGCGGAGGAATTGCGCGATGTCAATCTGTTCTGGTTTGAGCAACCCACACCCGAAGCGAGTCTCGATAATTGTCTCGCCGTAAAAGAAGGATGTGGATTGACGATCGCGGGAGGCGAGCAGCGGGCTTTGCGGAGAGATTGGGTCGAGGTGGTGGAGAATCTCAGCATGCATATTCCCATGCCCGATGTGACGGTTGTGGGCGGTATCGGCGAGTTAAAAAAAATAGGAGATATGCTCCACGCCTGGGGGCTGCCCACCGCGCCACACGGTCCCTTTGGCCCGGTTGTGATCGCGGCTGGTGTGCATGCGATGGCTTCTTTACCGGGGTTTGTCATTCTGGAATACGGATGGGGAGAGATTCCCTGGCGAAAAGATCTGACCATTCCAGGCGAGGAGATTGTGAATGGACGCATTCGCATCAATGATCGCCCGGGCCTCGGCGTTGAATTAAATCCCGAGATGGTAGAGAAGCATAGAGTAAAAGTGTGA
- a CDS encoding enolase has product MKIKTIELINLDVPFTPHSQKHLGYWLPHWRIHQICHITLENGIEGWGETIPNYTWAKVPGDIEDRIVGRPAAELMWDDSLGAGVQMALFDAIAKAQGVPIYRLLGAKVRDWCPISWWNMDMPPEGWAEECRQAAQAGYTSSKLKARPWFDLHAAIQAVQKVVPPGFHLDLDYNGTLANSANAIPHLRELEAYPEVAMIETPIPQNDVAGNKQIRNLIARPIAMHYNNPPIETTMKEDVTDGFVICAGASRLLKQASVCEQWNKPFWLQLVGSGITTAWAAHLGAVLPQAKWPAITCMNTWEHQLIKPAIEVRGGFYRVTETPGLGVEIDPAALEQYAADYTWVDPPRHLYAYRRKSGEVTYYACTKQDMHHVYPEDSQPISEPDSSLDVIEDDGTEAFDKLYSESQKSPVRKKCEV; this is encoded by the coding sequence ATGAAAATCAAAACCATTGAACTCATCAATCTCGACGTCCCCTTCACGCCACACAGCCAGAAACACCTCGGCTACTGGCTTCCCCACTGGCGGATACACCAGATTTGTCATATCACGCTCGAAAATGGCATTGAAGGATGGGGAGAAACCATACCCAACTACACCTGGGCTAAAGTACCAGGCGATATCGAAGACAGAATTGTCGGCAGACCCGCCGCCGAACTGATGTGGGATGACAGTCTCGGTGCTGGCGTACAGATGGCTCTATTTGATGCCATAGCAAAAGCGCAAGGCGTACCCATATACCGTCTTCTGGGCGCAAAAGTGCGCGACTGGTGCCCCATATCCTGGTGGAATATGGACATGCCACCCGAAGGATGGGCAGAAGAGTGTCGGCAAGCCGCCCAGGCGGGATATACCAGTTCAAAACTCAAAGCTCGCCCCTGGTTTGATCTGCACGCAGCCATTCAGGCTGTTCAAAAAGTAGTTCCCCCCGGCTTTCACCTCGACCTCGACTACAACGGCACCCTCGCCAATTCTGCCAATGCAATCCCGCACCTTAGAGAATTGGAAGCCTATCCCGAAGTGGCGATGATCGAAACGCCGATTCCGCAAAACGACGTGGCGGGCAACAAGCAAATCAGAAATCTGATCGCACGGCCGATTGCCATGCACTACAACAATCCACCCATTGAAACGACCATGAAAGAAGATGTCACCGATGGTTTTGTCATCTGTGCAGGTGCCTCGCGCCTTCTCAAACAAGCATCCGTATGCGAGCAATGGAACAAGCCCTTCTGGCTGCAACTCGTCGGCTCGGGTATCACAACAGCCTGGGCAGCGCATCTGGGTGCGGTCCTCCCGCAAGCCAAATGGCCGGCCATTACGTGTATGAACACCTGGGAACATCAACTCATAAAACCCGCGATTGAAGTTCGGGGCGGCTTTTACCGCGTCACTGAAACGCCAGGCCTCGGCGTAGAAATTGATCCCGCCGCATTGGAACAATACGCCGCAGACTATACCTGGGTCGATCCTCCCCGCCACCTCTACGCGTACCGCCGCAAAAGCGGTGAAGTCACCTATTACGCCTGCACGAAACAGGACATGCACCACGTCTATCCCGAAGATTCCCAGCCTATATCAGAGCCCGACTCATCACTCGATGTCATTGAAGACGATGGCACAGAAGCATTTGATAAATTGTACAGCGAATCGCAAAAATCGCCCGTGCGAAAAAAATGTGAGGTATAA
- a CDS encoding D-2-hydroxyacid dehydrogenase — MKVLINDRLDDHHLVQIQSSVGDIDLIIPESSDDALEIMPEIDIIFGGMSRDMFKRAERLKWVQTWGAGVDGMMYAEFVHSEVILTSAKGTVGVHLSEHAMALLLGLTRGIARAVRTADWNERMPIRHASWELIDKTMGIVGLGGTGCDVAIRAHAFGMKIIAVDPEDIEAPDCVEACWKMDRFYDLLSASDIVVVCCPLTEETRGLFDHLAFEKMQNHALLVNVTRGKIMDEASLVEALKTGQIAGAGLDVTPQEPLPDDHPLWHMPNVIITPHTAGGSPNRQDRIVNLFCENLRRFLNGEDMLSVIDKNKGY; from the coding sequence GTGAAAGTATTGATTAATGATCGCCTGGACGATCACCATCTGGTGCAGATTCAATCGTCGGTTGGGGATATCGACCTGATTATCCCCGAGTCAAGTGATGATGCGCTGGAAATTATGCCCGAAATCGACATCATTTTTGGGGGTATGAGTCGCGATATGTTCAAACGCGCCGAACGCTTGAAGTGGGTGCAGACCTGGGGCGCAGGTGTCGATGGAATGATGTATGCAGAGTTTGTCCATAGTGAGGTGATTCTGACGAGTGCAAAGGGCACTGTGGGCGTTCATTTGTCGGAACACGCGATGGCTCTTTTGCTGGGGTTGACCCGGGGAATTGCGCGCGCGGTCCGAACGGCTGATTGGAATGAGCGTATGCCCATTCGCCACGCATCGTGGGAATTGATCGATAAAACAATGGGGATTGTGGGGTTGGGTGGCACGGGATGCGATGTGGCAATTCGAGCGCATGCGTTTGGCATGAAAATTATAGCTGTTGATCCAGAAGACATCGAGGCGCCAGACTGTGTAGAGGCATGCTGGAAGATGGATCGTTTTTACGATCTTTTATCCGCGTCTGATATCGTGGTGGTCTGCTGTCCATTGACAGAGGAAACGCGCGGGCTTTTCGACCACCTGGCATTTGAGAAGATGCAGAATCACGCGCTTCTGGTCAATGTCACGCGGGGTAAAATTATGGATGAAGCATCCCTGGTCGAGGCATTGAAAACCGGACAGATTGCCGGGGCGGGGTTAGATGTGACGCCACAAGAGCCATTGCCGGACGATCATCCGCTGTGGCATATGCCCAATGTTATTATCACACCGCATACTGCGGGAGGGTCTCCCAATAGGCAGGATCGCATTGTGAATCTGTTCTGCGAAAACTTGCGGCGTTTTCTGAATGGGGAAGATATGCTGAGTGTGATCGACAAAAATAAGGGGTATTGA
- a CDS encoding phytanoyl-CoA dioxygenase family protein, with amino-acid sequence MSEQDYRVAPPGFARDQWDEFQEDGMLVVEDALTDEECDRYIEMIDAAAARSEKYDSSKFFGPNNIVERYPEFAELIDHPRHIGFMHDVYGELLKLHISQFFLRPRDTSRNKWHPDGARALPYGVFSPVLPIQIKVAYWLTDLPEPDMGNFVYMPGSHKGQYFDFYDTHDEVPGEKVICPKRGTMTFMHCNTWHRVAPNNTDVVRKNIFLAYCPSWICEADRHQCDPDWLATLNREQRIIMRSYNGGYARTKPAASEFPLFLDRETGSDRDYGVWPDHVELHRRKRMTTVEKFELASA; translated from the coding sequence ATGTCAGAACAGGATTATCGCGTGGCGCCGCCGGGGTTTGCGCGTGATCAGTGGGACGAATTTCAAGAGGATGGCATGCTCGTTGTGGAAGACGCGTTGACGGACGAGGAATGCGATCGCTATATCGAGATGATTGACGCTGCGGCTGCCCGCAGTGAAAAATACGATTCCTCGAAGTTTTTTGGGCCAAACAATATTGTGGAGCGGTATCCCGAATTTGCCGAGTTGATCGATCATCCTCGGCATATCGGATTTATGCACGATGTGTATGGCGAATTGCTAAAGCTCCATATTTCTCAATTTTTCTTGCGCCCCCGCGATACGAGCCGCAACAAGTGGCATCCCGATGGCGCACGCGCTTTGCCCTATGGCGTTTTTTCACCGGTTTTGCCCATACAAATCAAAGTGGCGTATTGGCTGACTGATCTTCCCGAGCCAGATATGGGAAATTTTGTCTATATGCCCGGCAGTCACAAGGGGCAGTATTTTGATTTTTACGATACCCATGATGAAGTTCCCGGCGAAAAAGTAATTTGTCCAAAGCGCGGCACGATGACGTTTATGCACTGCAATACCTGGCATCGCGTGGCGCCCAATAATACGGATGTTGTGAGAAAGAACATCTTTTTGGCTTATTGTCCGTCGTGGATTTGCGAAGCGGACAGGCACCAATGCGATCCCGATTGGCTCGCCACGCTCAACCGCGAGCAGCGCATTATTATGCGAAGCTATAATGGCGGATATGCGAGGACCAAGCCCGCAGCCAGTGAATTTCCACTCTTTCTGGATCGGGAAACGGGTTCTGATCGAGACTATGGCGTTTGGCCCGATCACGTTGAGTTGCATCGGCGCAAACGCATGACCACCGTTGAAAAATTTGAGTTGGCATCCGCTTGA
- a CDS encoding type II toxin-antitoxin system RelE/ParE family toxin, translating to MSLKRDISIMEIVYTEVFENWLKRLGDRRARASIVSRIERIEDGNFGDHRSVGGGVSELRIHIGKGFRAYYTIRRNTVVILLCGGDKTTQQQDIKRAQQMASKI from the coding sequence ATGTCCTTGAAAAGGGACATTTCGATTATGGAAATCGTCTATACTGAGGTCTTCGAGAATTGGCTCAAGCGACTTGGCGATCGACGTGCGAGGGCCTCGATTGTTTCCCGAATTGAACGCATCGAAGACGGCAACTTTGGAGACCACAGATCGGTTGGAGGCGGAGTCAGCGAGCTTCGAATCCATATCGGCAAGGGCTTCCGCGCCTACTACACGATTCGGCGAAACACCGTGGTGATCCTGCTCTGTGGTGGCGATAAAACGACGCAACAGCAAGACATAAAACGCGCTCAACAGATGGCGAGTAAGATCTAA
- a CDS encoding Gfo/Idh/MocA family oxidoreductase, which translates to MAVQCIHLGVGGRGKWPVAMFAERDDVESAAFVDVHEGNMNAAMEVSGLPESRCFRTLEQAMNNVESDCVIVITPPDSHADMILEAVRAGKHVLVEKPFTKTLASAKYVVDEADRMGVKVGVSQNAKYNPATMTLSRHLREETYGKASFGLFTKIGWRSKGVHHSGHDDHSYLWERGIHDLDTMRYILGALPVRMWAHSFNPPWSPYKGGAGVSGWVEFDGGATATYFATFEPHKSGGETRVDVDEGTLSLEGGNLVLTRRKADPEILPLDTGPTSTDLIVNQFLAWINGGEEPEFSGRNNLVTMAMVEGMGISSESGRIVSLKEFVNV; encoded by the coding sequence ATGGCAGTGCAGTGTATTCATCTGGGTGTTGGCGGCAGGGGGAAGTGGCCGGTTGCTATGTTTGCGGAGCGAGATGATGTGGAAAGTGCGGCTTTTGTCGATGTTCACGAAGGCAATATGAATGCCGCTATGGAAGTGTCGGGTTTGCCCGAGTCGCGGTGTTTTAGAACGCTTGAGCAAGCCATGAACAATGTGGAATCGGATTGTGTGATCGTTATTACACCGCCAGATTCCCACGCGGATATGATTTTGGAAGCGGTCAGAGCGGGGAAGCACGTTCTGGTCGAAAAGCCGTTTACAAAAACTCTGGCGTCGGCAAAGTACGTTGTGGACGAAGCCGACCGCATGGGGGTCAAAGTGGGGGTGAGTCAAAATGCCAAATACAATCCGGCGACGATGACCCTATCGCGCCACTTGCGAGAAGAGACGTATGGCAAGGCGAGTTTTGGGCTTTTTACCAAGATAGGTTGGCGCAGCAAGGGGGTACACCATTCGGGTCACGACGATCATTCCTATTTGTGGGAGCGAGGCATTCACGATCTGGATACTATGCGATATATTTTGGGCGCGTTGCCCGTGCGAATGTGGGCGCATAGCTTTAATCCGCCCTGGAGTCCGTATAAGGGTGGGGCAGGTGTTTCCGGATGGGTGGAATTTGATGGGGGAGCGACTGCGACCTATTTTGCGACTTTTGAACCGCATAAATCGGGTGGCGAAACCCGGGTGGATGTGGATGAAGGCACGCTTTCGCTTGAGGGTGGCAATCTCGTTTTGACGCGCCGCAAAGCCGATCCCGAAATATTGCCTCTGGACACAGGTCCTACTTCGACAGATCTGATTGTCAATCAATTTCTCGCGTGGATAAATGGCGGTGAAGAACCCGAGTTTTCAGGACGCAATAATCTGGTGACTATGGCGATGGTCGAGGGGATGGGCATTTCCTCAGAGTCCGGGCGGATTGTGTCGCTCAAAGAGTTTGTGAATGTGTGA
- a CDS encoding VOC family protein, with amino-acid sequence MGENKLSFDHIHIISEDPQASAAWYVNKLGATINSEIELRTAPQINVSLGGATLLIRGRRPGEDPSKPAPMRDFEDYSSHDAYGTDHFGFTYRGDLRAYCEVLRDRGVEFAVEPWEFIPGSGGVICYIAAPDGVSIELVQARQR; translated from the coding sequence ATGGGAGAAAACAAGCTATCGTTTGACCACATCCATATTATCAGCGAAGATCCGCAAGCTTCGGCAGCGTGGTACGTCAATAAACTGGGCGCGACGATAAATAGCGAGATCGAGCTTCGCACTGCGCCGCAGATCAATGTGAGCCTCGGAGGAGCGACGCTTCTGATCCGAGGAAGGCGCCCCGGTGAAGATCCGTCCAAACCCGCGCCGATGCGAGATTTTGAGGATTATTCGAGCCATGACGCATACGGTACCGATCATTTCGGTTTCACATATCGAGGCGACTTGCGGGCGTATTGCGAAGTGTTGCGCGATAGGGGGGTAGAGTTCGCAGTTGAGCCATGGGAATTTATTCCCGGTAGCGGTGGTGTGATATGCTATATCGCCGCACCCGATGGCGTCAGCATTGAGCTTGTTCAGGCGAGGCAGCGTTGA
- a CDS encoding DNA adenine methylase, whose product MNYIGSKYSLRYFLEEGILKNVNAGCKVFCDVFAGTGVVGAHFKQKGFKIISNDIQYYSFCLNRALVGINRVPSFCGILNDLIPATQSCDTIDTVLEYLNTLNGKSEFIYRNYCPGETEGTEFKRQYFSDENGRRCDAIRMQIENWWQAGKLTEDEYFYLLASLIDAADRVANTASVYGAFLKHIKKSALKPLQLKRLAIVESDEEHEVHNVNGQELVERRPCDVLYMDPPYNHRQYCANYHVLETIARYDDPDLKGVTGLRPQDDQKSDFCMKRRALPAFEDMVKKSSAQYVFLSYNSEGIMGKDEILQTMGQYGEVDLMTRDYQRFRADVDRENRVYKADQVEEYLFCLNKQ is encoded by the coding sequence ATGAACTACATCGGAAGCAAGTATTCTCTCCGTTACTTCCTTGAGGAGGGTATTTTAAAAAATGTAAATGCGGGTTGTAAGGTATTTTGCGATGTTTTTGCTGGCACTGGTGTTGTGGGGGCGCATTTTAAGCAGAAGGGTTTTAAGATTATCTCTAACGACATCCAATACTACTCCTTTTGTCTCAATCGCGCACTTGTAGGCATTAATCGCGTTCCTTCATTTTGTGGGATTCTGAATGATCTGATACCAGCAACGCAATCCTGCGATACAATCGACACGGTATTGGAATATCTCAATACCCTGAACGGAAAATCCGAATTCATCTATCGCAATTATTGTCCGGGGGAGACAGAGGGAACAGAGTTTAAGAGACAATATTTCTCGGATGAGAATGGCAGGCGGTGTGATGCGATTCGGATGCAGATTGAAAACTGGTGGCAGGCGGGCAAGCTGACGGAGGATGAATACTTTTATCTTTTGGCGAGTTTGATCGATGCGGCAGATCGGGTTGCAAATACGGCATCGGTCTATGGTGCGTTTTTGAAACATATCAAGAAGAGTGCGCTGAAGCCCCTGCAATTGAAGCGGCTTGCCATTGTCGAGAGCGATGAGGAGCACGAAGTACACAATGTGAATGGGCAGGAGTTGGTCGAGAGACGGCCTTGCGATGTGCTGTATATGGATCCGCCCTATAATCATCGCCAGTACTGTGCGAATTACCATGTGCTGGAGACGATTGCGCGTTACGATGATCCGGATTTGAAAGGCGTGACGGGGCTGCGTCCACAGGACGATCAAAAATCGGATTTTTGTATGAAGCGGCGGGCGTTACCTGCATTTGAAGATATGGTTAAAAAGTCTTCGGCGCAGTATGTATTCCTCAGCTATAATAGCGAGGGGATTATGGGTAAGGATGAGATTTTGCAGACGATGGGTCAATACGGAGAGGTGGATTTGATGACGCGGGATTACCAGCGTTTTCGGGCGGATGTAGATCGGGAGAATCGGGTTTATAAAGCAGATCAAGTAGAAGAGTATCTGTTTTGTCTGAACAAACAGTGA
- a CDS encoding putative addiction module antidote protein, whose translation MKLKKFDVIDFLDSDEALIEYLNVALEENDPKYFARALDNVVRAKKISSIAEASGPRRQVLYRMLSNEDNPRIDTLFRVLDTLNLRLAITR comes from the coding sequence ATGAAGCTCAAAAAATTCGACGTAATTGATTTTCTCGACAGCGATGAGGCATTGATTGAATACCTCAACGTAGCACTAGAAGAAAATGATCCAAAGTACTTCGCCAGGGCTCTCGACAATGTCGTGCGAGCAAAAAAAATATCCTCCATCGCCGAAGCCAGCGGTCCGAGGCGGCAGGTATTATACCGCATGCTGTCCAATGAGGACAACCCACGGATCGACACGCTCTTTAGAGTGCTGGATACCCTGAACCTTCGCCTTGCTATTACCCGATAG